From a region of the Constantimarinum furrinae genome:
- a CDS encoding TonB-dependent receptor, producing MKKLLLCVFLLAGLTAFSQGTVSGKLMDSDLGGPLPSANVVETGTNNGTITDFDGNFSLRVSNNSGSITITYLGYTTRVVSFTLSNGTANLGSINMEADAATLGEVVVVGTGVIDLAEDRQTPVAVSTVTAQEIQSKAVGNVEFTEAMKNTPSIYVANQSGGFGDSQIFLRGFSDVNTAFLLNGQPINSVEDGRIFWSNWAGMADVANAIQIQRGLGSSKLAISSVGGTVNIISKTTDKKEGGFVRFLAGNDSYFKGTASYDTGLSDSGWAFSVLVDHWQAHRKYAIGTAGQGQNYLFSVGYKPNDIHSFNFLITGAPQWHDQNFSNSLETYEQYGEKYNSNTGFLDGERYTERRNYYHKPVANLNWDFNINENTDLSTVLYASWGRGGGTGMLGRGSRVRMSNGEIDFDQTVANNIAAAENGIGSFDDTRIRRASVNNHNWYGMLSNLSLEASENWSINVGVDGRLYHGDHFRQVNDLLGLRGFEDGQIYMNEFEANPWKSLFDFAEEGDRVAYDYSEDINYIGGNAQVEYATDKFSVFAQGAASSQSFQREERFDSDPANRGKSEKVSKFGYNVKGGASFNITDEHSIFANAGVFSRQPFLDNIFRDVRGSNELNSPEVDNEEITGLEGGYRFENSNLRINVDVYRTEWGNRFLAIGDRILTDPADPNSEVPVTNRFTDITQVHQGLEFEFAYRPDSRAYKLRGYGSIGNWKYEGETPFTQQNDDTGAFIVTDGMLDLTGTKVGNAPQTSFGVGLSIKLCDGLTVDGDYNIYTDLYGFVDPEDVIVAAQMGERYQAERLPAYTLMDAGLTYKFTLGSQRMTFRGNVYNLWNTPYINQADAFGYYLGVGRTYNASLRLDF from the coding sequence ATGAAGAAACTTTTACTATGTGTTTTTTTATTAGCTGGATTAACAGCTTTTTCACAAGGAACGGTATCAGGAAAACTTATGGACTCCGATCTGGGAGGGCCATTACCTAGTGCCAATGTTGTAGAGACCGGAACGAACAACGGTACTATAACAGATTTTGACGGTAATTTTTCATTACGGGTCAGTAATAATTCCGGAAGTATTACAATTACTTATTTAGGGTATACCACAAGAGTAGTATCCTTTACTTTATCCAACGGAACTGCTAATCTTGGGTCGATCAATATGGAGGCCGATGCTGCAACCTTAGGAGAGGTTGTCGTGGTAGGTACAGGAGTTATTGATCTTGCGGAAGACAGACAAACTCCTGTTGCTGTATCTACAGTAACGGCTCAGGAGATTCAGTCTAAGGCAGTGGGTAATGTAGAATTTACTGAAGCCATGAAAAATACTCCGTCTATATATGTCGCTAATCAATCCGGTGGTTTTGGAGACAGCCAGATCTTTCTTAGAGGATTTAGCGATGTAAATACTGCTTTCCTGCTTAATGGACAACCAATTAATAGTGTGGAAGATGGTAGAATATTCTGGTCTAACTGGGCGGGGATGGCCGATGTAGCCAATGCTATCCAGATACAAAGAGGGCTTGGATCCTCTAAACTTGCCATTTCGTCTGTAGGAGGAACGGTAAACATCATATCAAAGACCACAGACAAGAAGGAAGGTGGTTTTGTGCGTTTTCTGGCAGGAAATGACAGCTATTTCAAAGGTACAGCAAGCTATGATACAGGACTTAGCGACAGCGGATGGGCATTTTCGGTGCTCGTCGATCATTGGCAGGCTCACAGAAAATATGCCATTGGTACGGCCGGACAAGGACAGAATTATTTGTTTTCTGTTGGGTACAAGCCAAATGATATACATTCATTCAACTTCTTGATCACCGGTGCCCCACAATGGCACGATCAAAACTTTTCAAACAGCCTGGAAACGTACGAACAGTATGGTGAAAAGTATAATTCAAATACCGGTTTCTTAGATGGCGAGCGCTATACAGAGAGAAGAAACTATTACCACAAACCGGTAGCTAACCTGAACTGGGATTTTAATATCAATGAAAACACCGATCTTTCTACTGTGTTATACGCTTCATGGGGACGTGGAGGTGGAACCGGCATGTTGGGTAGAGGATCAAGAGTAAGAATGAGTAATGGGGAGATCGATTTCGACCAAACTGTTGCAAATAATATCGCTGCCGCCGAAAATGGAATAGGAAGTTTCGACGATACGAGAATTCGACGTGCCTCTGTGAACAACCATAACTGGTACGGAATGCTTTCAAATCTCTCGTTAGAGGCAAGTGAGAACTGGTCTATTAATGTGGGAGTTGACGGTAGATTATATCACGGAGATCACTTTAGACAAGTAAATGACCTGCTAGGACTTCGGGGATTTGAAGATGGCCAGATCTATATGAACGAATTTGAAGCCAATCCATGGAAATCTTTGTTCGATTTTGCCGAGGAAGGAGATAGGGTTGCTTACGACTATTCTGAAGACATCAACTATATTGGTGGAAACGCTCAGGTTGAATACGCCACAGATAAATTCTCCGTATTCGCTCAGGGAGCTGCTTCATCACAGTCATTTCAGAGAGAAGAACGATTTGATTCAGACCCGGCTAATCGCGGAAAATCGGAAAAAGTGAGTAAGTTCGGATATAATGTAAAAGGAGGGGCTTCATTTAATATTACCGATGAGCATTCCATTTTTGCAAATGCAGGAGTATTCTCTCGTCAGCCCTTTTTGGATAATATCTTCAGAGATGTTCGAGGATCTAACGAATTGAATTCTCCCGAGGTCGATAACGAAGAAATAACGGGCTTAGAAGGAGGATACCGATTCGAAAATTCTAATTTAAGAATTAATGTGGATGTCTATCGCACCGAATGGGGTAACAGATTCCTGGCTATTGGAGATCGAATTTTAACAGATCCGGCAGATCCTAATTCTGAAGTTCCGGTTACCAACAGATTTACAGATATTACTCAGGTTCATCAGGGATTAGAATTTGAATTTGCATATCGTCCCGATTCCCGTGCATATAAATTAAGAGGATACGGATCTATTGGAAACTGGAAATACGAAGGAGAAACTCCTTTCACTCAGCAAAATGACGATACCGGAGCTTTCATTGTAACCGATGGAATGTTAGACCTTACAGGTACCAAAGTAGGGAATGCACCTCAAACTTCCTTTGGAGTAGGACTGTCTATTAAATTGTGTGATGGACTCACTGTCGACGGAGATTACAATATCTATACAGACCTATATGGTTTTGTAGACCCTGAAGATGTTATCGTCGCAGCTCAAATGGGAGAACGTTACCAAGCAGAGCGGCTACCGGCCTATACCTTGATGGATGCAGGTCTTACCTATAAATTTACCCTAGGAAGCCAGCGTATGACATTTAGAGGGAATGTTTATAATCTTTGGAATACACCTTACATTAATCAAGCCGATGCATTTGGGTACTACTTAGGAGTAGGAAGAACCTATAACGCAAGCTTACGATTAGATTTCTAA
- a CDS encoding M23 family metallopeptidase, translated as MKKLLFLWLPALMIIGCETAKDDIIEEEIVEAPIIVEEYGYVLNDFNVVRDTIRPGDTFGAILDGNGVTQDKIFEVANKFKDSFDVRRIVVGKPYVLLNAKDSTNTTQVFIYEKNKVDYAVVDLRDTVNCYNNKKPVRFEERVASGIITSSLSETMEENNLSPLMTDRLAKIYAWTVNFFHLQPGDRFKVVYTQKYISDTIPAGLDEIKAAYFEHRGKPLYAFNFEADSINKVSDYYDEEANNLRRAFLKAPVKFSRISSRYNLKRRIKYYGYKLRPHKGTDFAAPIGTPILATSDGIVTKSERRGGNGNYVKIKHNATYETQYLHMQRRKVKVGDYVQQGDVIGWIGMTGNTGGPHVCYRFWKNGKQVDPFKEDLPLSKPLPAEIQPAYFEFIAPLRTQLDCISF; from the coding sequence TTGAAGAAACTACTTTTTTTATGGTTGCCTGCCTTAATGATCATAGGCTGTGAGACCGCAAAAGATGACATTATTGAAGAAGAGATCGTTGAAGCCCCAATAATTGTTGAGGAATATGGATATGTCCTTAATGATTTTAATGTTGTTCGCGATACCATTCGTCCCGGGGATACCTTTGGAGCCATTCTGGATGGCAATGGAGTGACTCAGGATAAAATTTTTGAAGTAGCCAATAAGTTCAAAGATAGTTTTGATGTTCGGAGGATCGTAGTTGGAAAACCTTATGTGCTTCTCAATGCAAAGGATAGCACGAACACCACTCAGGTATTTATTTATGAAAAGAACAAAGTAGATTATGCTGTGGTCGATCTAAGGGATACAGTAAATTGCTATAATAATAAAAAACCCGTTCGCTTTGAAGAACGGGTAGCTTCAGGGATCATAACAAGTTCACTTTCAGAAACCATGGAGGAGAATAATTTGAGTCCGTTAATGACCGACAGATTGGCGAAGATCTACGCCTGGACGGTGAATTTTTTCCATCTTCAACCAGGAGATCGATTTAAAGTAGTTTACACTCAGAAATATATAAGCGATACGATTCCGGCCGGATTAGACGAAATAAAGGCCGCGTATTTTGAACATCGCGGCAAACCTCTATATGCATTTAACTTTGAGGCAGATTCTATTAATAAGGTATCCGATTATTATGATGAAGAGGCCAATAATTTACGGCGTGCATTTCTAAAAGCACCGGTAAAATTCAGCCGGATCTCGTCAAGATATAATCTTAAACGACGAATTAAATATTACGGTTATAAACTGCGACCTCATAAGGGCACCGACTTTGCAGCGCCAATTGGGACACCTATATTAGCCACTTCAGACGGAATTGTAACCAAATCTGAACGTCGCGGTGGAAACGGAAATTATGTAAAGATTAAACATAACGCAACCTACGAAACCCAATACCTTCATATGCAGCGGCGCAAGGTTAAAGTGGGGGATTATGTACAACAAGGTGACGTAATTGGATGGATTGGAATGACCGGAAACACAGGCGGACCACACGTGTGCTATCGGTTCTGGAAAAACGGGAAACAAGTTGATCCGTTTAAAGAAGACCTTCCCTTATCTAAGCCATTACCAGCCGAAATACAACCCGCATATTTTGAGTTTATCGCACCCCTGCGAACACAGTTAGACTGTATTTCCTTTTAG
- a CDS encoding tryptophan 2,3-dioxygenase family protein → MKPDPKTIEQIAQLEEKFKNSGQDLNSYLDGLLYDKYLTYWDYIHLDTLLSLQITRTHFPDEEIFISYHQITELYFKMVISEMKQIIDDKLQQADFFRKKVERINRYFRIMINSFDVMIKGMEYDQFLKFRMSLLPASGFQSAQFRMIEIYATPLEHLVHASVRENFSEKNSIEELFENTYWKHGGIDLETKEKTLTLKQFEYRYTPRFIRIAKDVFQNTLYHKYLQLPESEKNNELLIKELRKLDVNVNVNWLLMHMGAAHRYLNKDGKQIEATGGTNWKQFLPPSFQKVHFFPNLWTQIELDNWGREWVTHTFNTEKDL, encoded by the coding sequence ATGAAGCCCGATCCAAAAACGATTGAACAAATAGCACAGCTTGAAGAAAAATTTAAGAATTCGGGCCAGGATCTCAACTCCTATTTAGACGGACTCTTATACGATAAATACCTCACCTACTGGGATTATATTCATCTCGACACCTTGTTAAGCCTACAAATTACACGTACGCATTTTCCCGATGAGGAGATCTTTATCTCCTATCATCAAATTACCGAATTGTATTTTAAGATGGTGATTAGCGAAATGAAGCAAATCATAGATGACAAACTACAACAGGCCGATTTTTTCAGAAAAAAGGTGGAACGTATCAACCGGTATTTCAGGATCATGATCAATTCATTCGATGTAATGATAAAAGGGATGGAGTACGATCAGTTTTTAAAATTCAGGATGTCGTTATTGCCGGCGAGCGGCTTTCAGTCGGCGCAATTCAGAATGATAGAAATTTATGCAACTCCTTTAGAGCATCTGGTGCATGCTTCAGTGCGTGAGAATTTTTCAGAAAAAAACAGTATTGAAGAATTGTTCGAAAATACGTATTGGAAACACGGGGGTATCGATCTGGAGACCAAAGAGAAAACCCTTACCTTAAAACAATTCGAATACCGCTATACACCACGCTTTATACGAATTGCCAAAGATGTTTTTCAGAATACATTATACCATAAATACCTGCAATTACCCGAATCTGAAAAGAATAATGAGTTGTTGATAAAAGAATTGAGGAAATTGGACGTTAACGTTAATGTAAACTGGCTTCTAATGCATATGGGAGCCGCACACAGATATTTAAACAAAGACGGGAAACAAATAGAAGCCACCGGAGGAACCAACTGGAAACAATTTTTACCACCAAGCTTTCAGAAAGTGCATTTTTTTCCTAATCTTTGGACCCAAATTGAACTGGATAACTGGGGTCGCGAGTGGGTGACCCATACGTTTAACACCGAAAAAGACCTATAG
- a CDS encoding DUF3108 domain-containing protein — translation MKKLLVLLILLQVSTISAQKRAYGDGEWFKFRVHYGFITAGYATLQVDNTVLNGREVYHVKGEGRTVGMSKWFFNVEDYYQSYIDKEKDIPYRFIRKIDEGGHTKDIQIDFNHKTNKATINNKKHNTTEVVDFPKNAQDMVSAFYYLRNHLDVSEIKTGETMDLDMFFDKENFKFRLKFLGRETLDTEFGKVRCLVFRPYVQAGRVFKEKESLTVWVSDDENKIPLLIKADLAVGSLKATLTQFRGLQHSFKIIVD, via the coding sequence ATGAAAAAGCTATTGGTGCTTTTAATACTACTGCAGGTGTCGACGATTTCGGCACAAAAAAGAGCCTATGGAGACGGCGAATGGTTTAAATTCCGCGTGCATTACGGGTTTATTACTGCAGGCTATGCGACATTACAGGTGGATAATACCGTGCTTAACGGCAGGGAAGTGTATCATGTAAAGGGGGAAGGACGAACGGTGGGAATGTCCAAATGGTTTTTTAATGTGGAAGATTATTACCAATCCTATATCGATAAAGAAAAGGATATTCCGTATCGATTTATTAGAAAGATCGATGAGGGCGGACATACCAAGGATATTCAGATCGATTTCAACCATAAGACCAATAAAGCCACCATTAATAACAAAAAGCACAACACTACCGAAGTAGTCGATTTTCCCAAGAACGCTCAGGATATGGTTTCGGCATTTTATTACCTGAGAAACCACCTCGATGTATCGGAGATTAAGACGGGGGAAACCATGGACCTCGATATGTTCTTCGATAAGGAAAATTTTAAATTCCGACTTAAATTCTTGGGTAGGGAAACCCTGGATACCGAATTCGGAAAAGTACGTTGTCTTGTTTTTCGACCTTATGTACAAGCCGGACGGGTGTTTAAAGAAAAGGAAAGTCTTACCGTTTGGGTAAGTGATGATGAGAACAAGATTCCTTTACTTATAAAAGCAGATCTGGCAGTAGGTTCGTTAAAAGCTACGTTAACCCAGTTTCGTGGACTACAACATTCATTTAAAATTATTGTAGATTAG
- the hppD gene encoding 4-hydroxyphenylpyruvate dioxygenase yields the protein MSKELKSVDYGLEKIFEGAEDFLPLLGTDYVEFYVGNAKQSAHFYKTAFGFQSYAYKGLETGSKDSVSYVLKQDKIRIVLTTPLNSKSPINDHIVKHGDGVKVIALWVDDARSAYEETTKRGAKSYMEPVVEKDDHGEVVRAGIYTYGETVHMFVERKNYKGVFLPGFREWKSDYNPKPTGLKYVDHMVGNVGWGEMNTWVKWYEDVMGFVNFLSFDDKQIHTEYSALMSKVMSNGNGRIKFPINEPAKGIKRSQIEEYLDFYEGPGVQHLALATDDILETISQLKARGVEFLPPPPQAYYDDIPRRLGTHMDTMKEDIKELQKLSILVDADEEGYLLQIFTKPLEDRPTLFFEIIQRMGARGFGAGNFKALFESIEREQAARGTL from the coding sequence ATGAGTAAGGAATTAAAATCGGTAGACTACGGTCTCGAGAAAATATTTGAAGGAGCAGAAGACTTTCTGCCGCTATTGGGCACCGACTATGTGGAATTCTATGTTGGAAACGCAAAACAATCGGCACACTTCTATAAAACGGCCTTCGGCTTTCAATCCTATGCATACAAGGGATTGGAAACAGGTTCAAAGGATTCGGTGAGTTATGTTTTGAAACAGGATAAGATCCGTATCGTGCTTACAACTCCCCTTAACAGTAAATCACCCATTAACGATCATATTGTAAAACACGGGGATGGGGTGAAGGTGATCGCATTGTGGGTGGATGATGCCCGTAGTGCTTACGAAGAGACCACCAAACGCGGAGCAAAATCGTATATGGAGCCCGTAGTGGAAAAAGACGACCACGGCGAAGTTGTGAGAGCAGGGATCTATACCTACGGTGAGACCGTACATATGTTCGTGGAGCGTAAGAACTACAAAGGAGTGTTCTTACCCGGTTTCAGGGAATGGAAATCTGATTATAATCCCAAGCCAACCGGCCTTAAATATGTAGACCACATGGTAGGAAATGTGGGCTGGGGTGAGATGAACACCTGGGTAAAATGGTACGAGGACGTGATGGGATTTGTGAATTTTCTGTCTTTTGACGACAAGCAGATCCATACCGAGTATTCGGCCTTAATGAGTAAGGTGATGAGTAACGGGAACGGTCGAATTAAGTTTCCTATTAACGAACCGGCAAAGGGAATTAAACGGTCACAGATCGAAGAATATCTCGATTTTTATGAAGGACCCGGGGTTCAGCACCTCGCTCTGGCTACAGACGATATCTTGGAAACCATTAGTCAGTTAAAGGCACGGGGAGTCGAATTCCTTCCGCCACCACCACAGGCCTATTACGATGATATTCCACGCAGACTGGGAACACATATGGATACCATGAAGGAAGATATCAAAGAACTGCAGAAGTTATCGATCCTGGTAGATGCCGATGAGGAAGGCTATTTATTACAGATCTTTACCAAACCATTGGAAGACAGGCCTACACTCTTTTTTGAGATCATACAACGCATGGGGGCCCGGGGCTTCGGTGCAGGGAACTTTAAGGCGCTGTTTGAGTCCATAGAACGAGAACAAGCAGCAAGAGGTACCTTGTAG
- a CDS encoding homogentisate 1,2-dioxygenase, with amino-acid sequence MPFYHTLGKIPPKRHTQFRKPDGSLYAEQLFGTIGFDGMYSNIYHEHRPTQVKEIKKQYNVAPKIAKANNMQSYRFRGFQVKPENDYLDSRKTVLTNSDCSIILAAPKTSQTDYFYKNTDADELIFVHKGTGKLRTHLGNLDFKYGDYLLVPRGIIYQMEFDTEDNRLFIVESRRPIYTPKRYRNWFGQLLEHSPYCERDIRKPMELDTHDEKGDFIIKVKKQDEIFEMVYATHPFDVVGYDGFNYPYAFSIHDFEPITGRIHQPPPVHQTFETDAFVVCSFVPRVYDYHPLSIPAPYNHSNIDSDEVLYYVDGDFMSRNDVDAGHISLHPAGIPHGPHPGATERSIGKVKTDELAVMVDTFKPLQVTEEALKIADDSYYQSWLE; translated from the coding sequence ATGCCTTTTTATCACACTTTAGGTAAAATTCCCCCCAAGCGTCATACGCAGTTTCGAAAGCCGGATGGGAGTCTATATGCCGAACAACTCTTTGGGACCATTGGCTTTGACGGGATGTACAGCAATATATATCACGAACACCGCCCTACGCAGGTTAAAGAAATAAAGAAACAGTACAATGTGGCACCTAAGATCGCGAAGGCCAACAATATGCAGTCGTATCGGTTTAGAGGATTTCAGGTAAAACCTGAAAATGATTATCTAGACAGCCGGAAGACAGTGCTCACCAATAGCGATTGCAGTATAATTTTGGCTGCTCCTAAAACATCTCAAACCGACTATTTCTATAAAAATACGGATGCCGACGAACTCATTTTTGTTCATAAGGGAACCGGAAAATTGAGAACCCATCTTGGAAATCTCGACTTTAAATATGGAGATTATCTTCTTGTACCCCGCGGAATCATTTATCAAATGGAATTCGATACCGAAGACAACAGGCTTTTTATTGTTGAATCCCGAAGACCTATTTACACCCCAAAACGCTACAGAAATTGGTTCGGACAATTGCTCGAGCATTCTCCGTATTGCGAACGGGATATCCGTAAACCTATGGAGCTAGATACTCACGACGAAAAAGGGGATTTCATAATCAAAGTGAAAAAACAGGACGAGATCTTCGAAATGGTATATGCCACACATCCATTCGATGTGGTGGGGTACGACGGATTTAACTATCCGTACGCTTTTTCCATTCACGATTTCGAACCCATAACCGGGCGCATTCACCAACCCCCACCGGTGCATCAAACATTTGAAACCGATGCCTTCGTGGTGTGTAGTTTTGTACCTCGGGTGTACGATTATCACCCGTTGAGCATTCCGGCACCTTACAATCACAGTAATATCGATAGTGATGAGGTGCTGTACTATGTAGATGGAGATTTTATGAGCCGAAATGATGTGGATGCCGGGCATATTTCATTGCATCCCGCCGGAATACCGCACGGACCGCATCCCGGAGCTACAGAGCGAAGTATCGGTAAAGTAAAAACTGACGAACTTGCCGTAATGGTAGATACCTTTAAACCGCTTCAAGTCACAGAAGAGGCCTTAAAGATCGCAGATGACAGCTACTATCAATCCTGGCTCGAATAA